CTTAACGACTACAGGAGAATTAATCAGAAGAGTAGTACTCTCTTCATGTCGCTCGTAAGAAATATCAAAACCCGTTTCATCAATAGTGAAGTATCTCTGAATAACCTCTACAAGCTCCTTACGGAACTGAGCCATCTGGTCATTCGTGAGTCCAGTCCGATCCTGA
This region of bacterium genomic DNA includes:
- the minE gene encoding cell division topological specificity factor MinE, coding for MLKALVKKIFGGNDKKSRSLAKSRLHFVLVQDRTGLTNDQMAQFRKELVEVIQRYFTIDETGFDISYERHEESTTLLINSPVVVK